The Setaria viridis chromosome 6, Setaria_viridis_v4.0, whole genome shotgun sequence genome contains a region encoding:
- the LOC117860954 gene encoding starch synthase 3, chloroplastic/amyloplastic-like, whose protein sequence is MHQSFSFGGSEIKVWCGLVEDLCVYFLEPQNGLFGVGCVYGRNDDLRFGFFCHSALEFLLQSGSSPHILHCHDWSSAPVAWLYKEHYAQSSLTNARVVFTIHNLEFGAHYIGKAMRYCDKATTVSNTYSREVSGHGAIAPHLGKFHGILNGIDPDIWDPYNDNFIPVHYTSENVVEGKSAAKKALQQKLGLQQNDVPIVGIVTRLTAQKGIHLIKHAIQRTLEWNGQVVLLGSAPDPRIQGDFVNFANTLHGVNYGRVRLCLTYDEPLSHLIYAGSDFILVPSIFEPCGLTQLVAMRYGAIPIVRKTGGLYDTVFDVDSDKERAWARGLEPNGFSFDGADSRGVDYALNRAISAWFDARSWFHSLCKRVMEQDWSWNRPALDYIELYHSASKL, encoded by the exons GTTATTTGGAGTTGGATGTGTGTACGGAAGGAATGATGACCTTCGATTTGGGTTCTTCTGTCATTCTGCTCTTGAGTTTCTCCTCCAGAGTGGATCTTCTCCG CATATACTACATTGCCATGATTGGTCAAGTGCTCCTGTTGCCTGGCTATACAAGGAACACTATGCACAATCCAGTTTGACAAATGCACGGGTTGTATTTACCATCCATAATCTTGAATTTGGAGCACATTATATTGGCAAAGCAATGAGATATTGTGATAAAGCCACAACT GTCTCTAATACATATTCAAGGGAAGTGTCAGGTCACGGTGCCATCGCTCCTCATCTTGGAAAATTCCATGGCATTCTCAACGGGATTGATCCAGATATCTGGGATCCGTACAATGACAACTTTATCCCG GTCCATTACACTTCTGAGAATGTCGTTGAAGGCAAGAGTGCTGCAAAGAAGGCCCTGCAGCAGAAGCTTGGGTTACAACAAAATGATGTGCCTATTGTTGGAATCGTCACTCGCTTGACAGCCCAGAAAGGAATCCACCTCATCAAGCATGCAATTCAACGAACACTTGAATGGAACGGACAG GTAGTTTTGCTCGGTTCGGCCCCAGACCCTCGAATCCAAGGTGATTTTGTCAACTTTGCGAATACTCTCCATGGCGTAAACTATGGCCGAGTGAGACTCTGTTTAACCTACGATGAGCCTCTTTCACATCTG ATATATGCTGGCTCTGATTTCATTTTGGTTCCATCTATATTTGAGCCTTGTGGGTTAACTCAGCTGGTCGCCATGCGGTATGGAGCTATCCCTATTGTTCGGAAAACTGGAG GGCTATACGACACTGTCTTTGACGTGGATAGTGACAAGGAACGGGCCTGGGCACGAGGCCTTGAGCCGAACGGGTTCAGCTTTGACGGAGCTGACAGCCGTGGTGTTGACTATGCCCTTAACAG GGCGATCTCTGCTTGGTTCGATGCTCGGAGCTGGTTCCACTCCCTCTGCAAGAGAGTCATGGAGCAGGACTGGTCCTGGAACCGGCCTGCCCTGGACTACATCGAGCTCTACCATTCAGCGTCCAAATTGTGA